One window of Oryza brachyantha chromosome 12, ObraRS2, whole genome shotgun sequence genomic DNA carries:
- the LOC102715170 gene encoding cathepsin B-like protease 3: protein MTTPLQHQLLLLIILVFTCASAPQATKAAKSIPDPQLTIEEGDSSRIIQDDIIKTINKHPNAGWTAAQNPYFANYTVAQFKHILGVKATPHSLLSNVPAKTYSRSLMLPKEFDARSAWSHCSTIGTILDQGHCGSCWAFGAVECLQDRFCIHFNMNTSLSVNDLLACCGFMCGDGCDGGYPIMAWRYFVQNGVVTDECDPYFDQVGCKHPGCEPAYATPVCEKKCKVQNQVWLEKKHFSVNAYRVNSDPHDIMAEIFQNGPVEVAFTVYEDFAHYKSGVYKHITGDVMGGHAVKLIGWGTTDAGEDYWLLANQWNRGWGDDGYFKIIRGKNECGIEEDVVAGMPSTKNMVRNYGSAFGTAIV, encoded by the exons ATGACCACGCCTCTGCAGCATCAACTGTTGTTGCTTATCATCCTCGTATTCACCTGTGCTTCTGCACCCCAG GCAACCAAAGCTGCAAAGTCAATCCCAGATCCCCAGCTCACAATCGAGGAGGGCGACAGTTCGAGAATCATCCAG GACGACATCATAAAGACAATAAACAAGCATCCCAATGCTGGCTGGACTGCTGCACAGAATCCATACTTTGCAAACTACACT GTTGCGCAATTTAAACATATCCTTGGAGTGAAGGCAACACCTCATAGCTTGTTAAGCAATGTTCCTGCCAAAACTTATTCAAGATCACTGATGCTTCCAAAGGAGTTTGATGCCAGGTCTGCATGGTCACACTGTAGCACAATTGGGACAATTCTTG ATCAG GGTCACTGTGGCTCGTGTTGGGCGTTTGGTGCTGTGGAGTGTCTCCAGGATCGTTTCTGCATTCATTTCAACATG AACACTTCGCTTTCTGTCAATGACCTACTGGCATGCTGTGGTTTTATGTGTGGTGATGGTTGTGATGGAGGCTACCCTATCATGGCATGGCGCTACTTTGTTCAAAATGGTGTTGTTACCGATGAG TGTGATCCATACTTTGATCAGGTTGGTTGCAAACACCCAGGATGTGAACCTGCTTATGCTACGCCTGTGTGTGAGAAGAAATGCAAGGTGCAGAACCAAGTTTGGCTGGAAAAGAAGCATTTCAGTGTCAATGCATACAGGGTAAACTCTGATCCACATGACATCATGGCAGAGATCTTCCAAAATGGCCCTGTAGAAGTTGCTTTCACCGTTTATGAG GATTTTGCACACTACAAATCAGGAGTATACAAGCACATCACAGGTGACGTGATGGGTGGTCATGCTGTCAAGTTGATTGGATGGGGAACTACTGATGCCGGCGAGGATTACTGG CTGCTTGCAAACCAGTGGAACAGAGGATGGGGAGAT GATGGGTACTTCAAGATCATAAGGGGCAAAAACGAATGTGGCATCGAAGAAGATGTTGTTGCTGGTATGCCCTCGACGAAGAACATGGTCAGGAACTATGGTAGCGCCTTCGGAACGGCCATAGTTTGA
- the LOC102715817 gene encoding protein LEAD-SENSITIVE 1-like isoform X2, giving the protein MYLIPIVVECKMLVTSGVGSIARIYIGDAMVIHFTRAAGHEIGTGTLLDRFLFSSSPATEGPPCQKCGHLIKQQGVITSCLDCFLDGGNLYMFDYAVSPAFFLAKARGGTCTLAASDPADVVIHRAQHLLNNGFGMYSLFKNNCEDFAIYCKTGLLVETSFSVGRSGQLASLTAAFSAVASSPLRFLTTSAGGLAIVTSGMYCVGRYVSDIGVRRDVIKIPVERLVENWPRDPASASQQRQQECHVDGDGGCASESLS; this is encoded by the exons ATGTACCTCATTCCTATTGTTGTTGAATGCAAAATGCTAGTAACATCTGGAGTTGGTTCAATCGCAA GGATATACATCGGTGATGCCATGGTTATTCATTTTACAAGAGCAGCTGGACATGAAATTGGAACTGGGACGTTGTTGGACAGGTTCCTTTTCAGCTCATCTCCAGCAACGGAGGGTCCTCCCTGCCAGAAATGTGGTCACTTGATTAAGCAGCAGGGAGTCATAACATCATGCCTTGATTGCTTCCTAGATGGGGGCAATCTGTACATGTTCGACTATGCGGTGTCCCCTGCTTTCTTCCTTGCAAAAGCACGTGGGGGAACATGCACCCTGGCTGCCTCGGACCCTGCTGATGTTGTGATCCACCGTGCCCAGCACCTCCTGAATAATGGGTTTGGCATGTATAGTCTGTTCAAGAACAATTGCGAGGACTTTGCTATATACTGCAAGACAGGGCTGCTTGTGGAGACTTCTTTCAGTGTTGGGCGCAGTGGGCAGCTGGCCTCCCTGACGGCTGCATTCAGCGCAGTGGCCTCATCGCCGCTCCGTTTCCTGACAACTAGTGCTGGTGGACTGGCGATTGTGACAAGTGGCATGTACTGTGTGGGGCGATATGTGTCGGATATTGGTGTTCGGCGCGATGTCATCAAAATCCCTGTAGAAAGGCTAGTGGAGAACTGGCCGCGAGAtcctgcttctgcttctcAACAACGTCAACAAGAATGCCATGTagacggagacggcggctgCGCTTCAGAGTCGCTGAGCTAG
- the LOC102715817 gene encoding protein LEAD-SENSITIVE 1-like isoform X1: MVGVLSNRVDRMDIAAGDHIYSWRAAYLYAHHGIYIGDAMVIHFTRAAGHEIGTGTLLDRFLFSSSPATEGPPCQKCGHLIKQQGVITSCLDCFLDGGNLYMFDYAVSPAFFLAKARGGTCTLAASDPADVVIHRAQHLLNNGFGMYSLFKNNCEDFAIYCKTGLLVETSFSVGRSGQLASLTAAFSAVASSPLRFLTTSAGGLAIVTSGMYCVGRYVSDIGVRRDVIKIPVERLVENWPRDPASASQQRQQECHVDGDGGCASESLS, from the exons ATGGTGGGCGTGCTCTCCAATCGGGTGGATCGGATGGACATCGCCGCCGGGGATCACATCTACTCTTGGAGAGCCGCCTACCTCTATGCCCACCACG GGATATACATCGGTGATGCCATGGTTATTCATTTTACAAGAGCAGCTGGACATGAAATTGGAACTGGGACGTTGTTGGACAGGTTCCTTTTCAGCTCATCTCCAGCAACGGAGGGTCCTCCCTGCCAGAAATGTGGTCACTTGATTAAGCAGCAGGGAGTCATAACATCATGCCTTGATTGCTTCCTAGATGGGGGCAATCTGTACATGTTCGACTATGCGGTGTCCCCTGCTTTCTTCCTTGCAAAAGCACGTGGGGGAACATGCACCCTGGCTGCCTCGGACCCTGCTGATGTTGTGATCCACCGTGCCCAGCACCTCCTGAATAATGGGTTTGGCATGTATAGTCTGTTCAAGAACAATTGCGAGGACTTTGCTATATACTGCAAGACAGGGCTGCTTGTGGAGACTTCTTTCAGTGTTGGGCGCAGTGGGCAGCTGGCCTCCCTGACGGCTGCATTCAGCGCAGTGGCCTCATCGCCGCTCCGTTTCCTGACAACTAGTGCTGGTGGACTGGCGATTGTGACAAGTGGCATGTACTGTGTGGGGCGATATGTGTCGGATATTGGTGTTCGGCGCGATGTCATCAAAATCCCTGTAGAAAGGCTAGTGGAGAACTGGCCGCGAGAtcctgcttctgcttctcAACAACGTCAACAAGAATGCCATGTagacggagacggcggctgCGCTTCAGAGTCGCTGAGCTAG
- the LOC107305505 gene encoding mucin-2-like, which produces MARRWAPLLLVVLLSCALPCCSGKQTVHDDLNPAQPVMPITVPSTNPTPIIISVPSTNPTITIPSLNPLSTPITAPSMVNPSISPAPVTYPLPTPSTSAPTASIITPVTSPSTFPTSPPATNPTTNPIVPAFSMSPPGPTTVPVVSGQQVWCVAKAGSAQPALQNALDYACGIGGADCSAIQPSGSCYYPNTLDAHASYAFNSYYQRSPAPSSCDFGGAAVLVNVNPSSESCVLASSMLSPSSSVAGYNPALTTPTTSSTSPITPTTLSGSGSSVLNPGGSGSSSSGFGSDIADTSNCWRTISPNWWSLAALFSVLAFAYIKGIVLETE; this is translated from the exons ATGGCCAGAAGATGGGCTCCTTTGCTCCTCGTTGTCCTCCTCTCCTGTGCGCTTCCCTGCTGCTCAG GCAAACAAACTGTCCATGACGACTTGAATCCAGCTCAACCAGTGATGCCAATCACAGTCCCATCTACAAACCCAACACCAATAATCATCAGTGTTCCTTCCACAAATCCTACCATCACAATTCCTTCGTTGAACCCTCTGTCTACACCCATCACTGCCCCCTCAATGGTGAATCCTTCCATCTCACCTGCGCCTGTGACATACCCACTGCCAACTCCTTCAACCTCCGCGCCAACTGCATCAATCATCACTCCTGTCACCTCCCCTTCAACATTTCCTACTTCCCCACCAGCGACCAACCCAACAACAAACCCAATTGTGCCTGCTTTCAGCATGTCACCTCCCGGTCCGACTACAGTTCCAGTTGTTTCAGGGCAGCAAGTATGGTGTGTGGCCAAGGCTGGCTCAGCACAACCTGCACTTCAGAATGCACTGGACTATGCATGTGGTATTGGAGGAGCAGATTGCTCAGCAATACAACCATCGGGCAGTTGTTATTATCCAAATACCTTGGATGCGCATGCATCTTATGCTTTCAACAGCTATTACCAGAGGAGCCCTGCACCCTCCAGCTGTGACTTTGGGGGCGCAGCGGTGCTTGTCAATGTTAATCCTA GCTCAGAAAGCTGTGTTTTGGCATCATCAATGTTGTCACCATCAAG CTCCGTAGCTGGGTATAATCCTGCTTTGACGACTCCTACTACATCATCCACTAGTCCTATTACTCCTACTACGCTGTCTGGTTCAGGTTCATCAGTTCTAAACCCGGGTGGCTCAGGTTCTTCCAGTTCTGGGTTTGGGTCAGATATTGCAGACACTAGCAACTGTTGGCGCACAATCTCTCCCAATTGGTGGTCATTGGCAGCTTTGTTCTCAGTGCTTGCATTTGCATACATCAAAGGAATAGTTTTGGAAACAGAGTAG
- the LOC102716092 gene encoding LOW QUALITY PROTEIN: ABC transporter G family member 41-like (The sequence of the model RefSeq protein was modified relative to this genomic sequence to represent the inferred CDS: inserted 3 bases in 2 codons; substituted 1 base at 1 genomic stop codon) — MHVVNWGYVNKRKSYSGATSKAEQQLDMMNQEVEMEEKQHQLREFEEEEAAEAEAVIVAEKAASVRALSSSFRAAATRSLSSSLRWDGGGDDAAGEEEAELRWAAIERLPTFDRLRTSVQSSEAVDVRRLGAAERRVLVERLIADIQRDNLRLLRKQRRRMERVGVRQPTVEVRWCNVCVEADCHVVSGKPLPTLLNTVLSVQQLLTTALGFSRRHAARIPILNDVTGILKPSRLTLLLGPPGCGKTTLLLALAGKLNKNPKVTGEVEYNGANLNTFVPDKTSAYISQYDLHISEMTVRETLDFSARFQGIGTRAEIMKEVIKREKEAGITPDPDIDTYMKAISVEGLERSMQTDYIMKIMGLDICADIIVGDVMRRGISGGEKKRLTTGEMIVGPSRALFMDEISTGLDSSTTFQIVSCLQQLCHISESTILVXLQPAPETYELFDDIILMAEGKIVYHGSKNCTMNFFESCGFKCPQRKGAADFLQEVLSKKDQRXYWNRSSEDTYNFVTVDYFCEKFRASQDGQNLATDISKPHNTSEGHKNGLSFNVYSLSKWDLLKACFAREILLMRRNVFIYITKSVQLGLLAIITGTVFLCTHMGVDRAHADYYMGSIFYALLLIFVNGFSELAMAVSRLPVFHKQRGYYFYPAWAYAIPAFILKIPVSLVESIAWTSISYYLIGYTLEASRFFRQLFILFLVHTGALSLFRCVASYFQTMVAGTVGGTMSFLVILLFGGFIIPRSYMPTGLKWGFWISPLSYAEIGLTGNEFLAPRWLRNSVNNVTLGRRILMDRGLDFSSYFYWISVGALIGFVLLFNVGFTISLTVKKAAGTSRAIISRDKLATINESRKDMSKDMDKRMPKLQAGNTLAPNQTRRMVFPFTPLTISFQNVNYYVDTPAEMREQGYMERKLQLLDSITGALMGVTGAGKTTLLDVLAGRKTGGFIDGDIRVGGYPKIQQTFARISGYCEQTDIHSLQITVGESVAYSAWLRLPTEIDSKTRKEFVNDVLHTIELDEIRDALVGLPGVSGLSTEQRKRLTIAVELVSNPSIIFMDEPTSGLEARAAAIVMRAVKNVAETGQTVVCTIHQPSIEIFEAFDELMLMKRGGELIYAGPLEHHSCNLIQYFQAIPGVPKIKDNYNPSTWMLEVTCASVEAGLGVDFSEVYRESSMCKDKDTLVKLLSKPTPGMSDIHFPTRFPQNFGEQLKACLWKQCLSYWRSPSYNLVRIIFMAVSCIIFGALFWQKGDINNINNQQGIFTIMGCIYATTVFAGINNCQLVMPFISIERSVVYREMFAGMYSPWAYSLAQVAMEIPYVMVQIVLFMXISYPMIGYAWTPTKFFWFVYTMVCTLLYFLYLGMMIVSLTPNIQVVSIMASMFYTLQNLMSSFIVPAPQIPRWWIWLYYASPLSWTLNVFFTTQFGDEDREIFVFGQTKTTAAFLSDYFSFHRDLLPLSAIMLAMFPTLFAILFSLSISKLNFQMR; from the exons ATGCATGTTGTTAATTGGGGTTATGTCAACAAGAGGAAAAGTTACTCTGGAGCAACAAGCAAAGCAGAGCAGCAGCTAGATATGATGAACCAAGAGGTGGAGATGGAGGAGAAGCAGCACCAGCTTCGAGAatttgaagaagaagaagcagcagaagcagaagcagtaATAGTAGCGGAGAAGGCGGCGTCAGTGCGTGCGTTGTCATCATCGTTTCGGGCTGCGGCAACCAGGAGCCTGTCGTCCTCGTTGCGCTGGGACGGTGGCGGGGACGACGCTgccggagaggaggaagcTGAGCTGAGATGGGCGGCCATCGAGAGGCTGCCCACCTTCGACAGGCTGCGGACGTCAGTGCAGTCGTCGGAGGCGGTGGACGTGCGGCGGCTgggggcggcggagcggagggtGCTAGTGGAGAGACTGATCGCGGACATCCAACGGGACAACCTCCGGCTGCTCCGGAAGCAGCGGCGGAGGATGGAGAGGGTGGGCGTGCGGCAGCCGACGGTGGAGGTGCGGTGGTGCAACGTGTGCGTGGAGGCAGACTGCCACGTGGTTTCAGGCAAGCCGCTCCCCACGCTCCTCAACACCGTGCTCTCCGTGCAGCAGCTGCTCACCACCGCGCTGGGATTCAGCCGCCGCCATGCAGCAAGGATCCCCATTCTCAACGACGTCACCGGCATCCTCAAGCCTTCCAG GCTGACCCTCCTCCTTGGGCCCCCCGGCTGCGGCAAAACCACCCTCTTGCTCGCACTCGCAGGAAAGCTCAACAAAAATCCCAAG GTAACCGGCGAAGTTGAGTACAACGGTGCGAATCTCAACACCTTTGTTCCAGATAAGACATCGGCTTACATTTCACAATATGATCTTCATATCTCTGAGATGACCGTTAGAGAGACGCTTGACTTCTCTGCAAGGTTTCAGGGCATTGGCACCAGAGCAG AAATCATGAAGGAGGTCATTAAGAGGGAGAAGGAGGCTGGGATTACCCCCGACCCTGACATAGATACGTACATGAAG GCAATATCTGTGGAAGGCTTAGAAAGGAGCATGCAGACAGATTATATCATGAAG ATTATGGGGCTTGACATTTGCGCTGACATTATTGTGGGAGATGTCATGAGAAGAGGCATTTCAGGTGGTGAGAAGAAGAGGCTAACCACAG GGGAGATGATAGTTGGACCTTCGAGAGCGCTTTTCATGGATGAAATATCAACTGGGCTGGACAGCTCTACTACCTTCCAAATTGTTTCTTGCCTCCAGCAGCTATGTCATATCTCTGAGTCTACCATACTGGT TCTTCAACCAGCACCAGAAACCTACGAACTTTTTGATGATATTATCTTGATGGCTGAAGGAAAAATTGTATACCATGGATCAAAGAATTGTactatgaatttttttgaatcaTGTGGGTTCAAGTGCCCACAAAGAAAAGGAGCTGCTGATTTTCTTCAGGAG GTTTTGTCTAAGAAAGACCAACGATAATACTGGAATCGTAGTAGTGAGGATACATACAACTTTGTTACAGTTGACTACTTCTGTGAGAAGTTTAGAGCTTCTCAAGATGGTCAAAATCTTGCTACAGATATTTCAAAGCCTCATAACACATCAGAGGGACACAAGAATGGTTTATCTTTCAATGTATACTCGCTTTCGAAGTGGGATCTACTTAAGGCATGTTTTGCAAGAGAAATCCTTCTGATGAGACGGAATGTCTTCATCTACATAACAAAAAGTGTTCAG CTTGGACTACTTGCCATTATTACCGGAACAGTATTTCTATGCACACATATGGGGGTCGATAGAGCTCATGCGGACTATTACATGGGTTCCATTTTCTATGCTCTTCTCCTCATTTTTGTGAACGGTTTCTCTGAATTGGCCATGGCAGTTAGTAGACTCCCAGTCTTTCACAAACAAAGAGGCTACTATTTCTATCCTGCATGGGCATATGCAATACCAGCTTTTATCCTAAAGATTCCAGTTTCTTTAGTTGAATCAATAGCTTGGACATCAATATCGTACTACCTCATTGGCTATACTCTAGAAGCATCCAG GTTTTTTCGACAACTCTTTATCCTATTCCTTGTCCACACTGGAGCATTATCATTGTTCCGATGTGTTGCATCATACTTCCAAACGATGGTGGCTGGTACAGTTGGTGGTACAATGTCATTTCTAGTCATCCTTCTATTTGGGGGCTTTATAATTCCTCGGT CATATATGCCAACCGGGCTAAAATGGGGGTTTTGGATCTCTCCATTGTCATATGCTGAGATTGGCTTAACTGGAAATGAGTTTTTGGCACCAAGGTGGTTAAGG AACTCGGTGAACAATGTAACACTTGGAAGGAGGATACTGATGGACCGAGGGCTTGACTTCTCAAGCTATTTCTACTGGATATCGGTTGGAGCATTAATTGGGTTTGTTTTGCTGTTTAATGTAGGTTTCACCATCAGCTTGACCGTTAAAAAAG CTGCAGGAACTTCTCGAGCAATTATATCCCGTGATAAGCTTGCCACAATTAATGAAAGTCGCAAAGATATGTCTAAGGACATGGACAAGAGGATGCCTAAATTACAAGCAGGAAATACTTTAGCACCTAACCAGACTA GGAGGATGGTTTTTCCTTTCACACCATTGACGATATCATTTCAAAACGTGAACTACTATGTAGACACCCCTGCG GAAATGAGGGAGCAAGGTTACATGGAGCGAAAGCTACAATTACTCGATAGCATCACAGGAGCACTTATGGGAGTTACTGGAGCAGGAAAAACAACCCTCCTTGATGTTCTTGCTGGAAGGAAAACAGGTGGCTTTATTGATGGAGATATAAGAGTAGGAGGATATCCTAAAATTCAGCAAACTTTTGCTAGGATCTCAGGCTATTGTGAACAAACTGATATCCATTCTCTGCAAATCACAGTGGGGGAATCTGTTGCATATTCTGCTTGGTTGCGCCTTCCAACAGAAATTGATTCAAAAACAAGGAAA GAATTTGTCAATGATGTTCTTCACACAATTGAGTTAGATGAAATTAGAGATGCTTTAGTAGGACTACCAGGAGTAAGTGGACTATCTACAGAGCAAAGGAAAAGACTCACTATTGCAGTTGAACTTGTGTCCAACCCTTCAATAATATTCATGGATGAGCCGACATCAGGCTTGGAAGCACGAGCAGCTGCTATTGTCATGCGTGCTGTGAAGAATGTCGCAGAAACAGGCCAAACAGTTGTCTGTACTATTCACCAACCAAGTATAGAAATATTTGAGGCCTTCGATGAG TTGATGCTAATGAAAAGGGGTGGAGAGTTGATCTATGCCGGGCCACTTGAGCACCATTCATGTAATTTAATCCAATATTTCCAG GCAATACCCGGGGTACCCAAGATCAAGGATAACTACAATCCATCAACTTGGATGCTAGAAGTTACTTGTGCATCTGTGGAAGCTGGACTAGGAGTAGATTTCTCAGAAGTTTATAGGGAGTCATCCATGTGCAA GGACAAGGATACtctagtgaagttgttgagcaaACCAACTCCAGGCATGAGTGATATCCATTTCCCAACACGGTTTCCACAAAATTTTGGGGAGCAACTAAAAGCTTGTCTTTGGAAGCAATGTTTATCTTATTGGAGGAGCCCTTCCTACAACTTGGTGCGGATTATATTCATGGCAGTATCCTGCATCATCTTTGGTGCATTGTTTTGGCAGAAGGGTGACATCAACAACAT AAATAACCAACAAGGTATATTCACCATAATGGGGTGTATATATGCAACCACTGTCTTTGCTGGCATCAATAATTGTCAATTGGTAATGCCCTTCATCTCCATTGAGCGTTCTGTCGTATATAGGGAGATGTTTGCTGGAATGTACTCTCCTTGGGCATACTCCTTAGCACAG GTTGCCATGGAGATCCCCTACGTGATGGTGCaaatagtattattta tcaTATCTTACCCGATGATAGGGTATGCATGGACACCAACCAAGTTCTTTTGGTTTGTATACACTATGGTTTGCACGCTACTATACTTCCTTTACCTAGGAATGATGATAGTGTCACTCACCCCTAATATCCAAGTGGTGTCAATAATGGCATCCATGTTCTACACCTTGCAAAACCTCATGTCTAGCTTCATTGTCCCTGCACCA CAAATACCAAGATGGTGGATATGGTTGTACTACGCTTCCCCCTTGTCATGGACGCTCAACGTTTTTTTCACCACACAATTCGGAGATGAGGATCGGGAGATTTTCGTATTTGGGCAGACCAAAACTACTGCAGCCTTCCTCAGTGACTACTTTAGTTTCCATCGTGACCTACTACCACTATCGGCCATTATGTTAGCCATGTTCCCTACTCTTTTCGCCATCCTTTTTAGTCTCAGCATCTCCAAACTAAACTTCCAAATGCGATAG
- the LOC102716373 gene encoding autophagy-related protein 8D yields the protein MKPFKEEFTLDERAKESAAMIASFPERIPIHDVIVERFSRSSLPELEKRKYLVPCGMPIGQFIFVLRSRLHLSPGTALFVFVSNTLPRTAQLMGSVYESFRDEGDGFIYMCYSSEKTFG from the exons ATGAAGCCCTTCAAGGAAGAGTTCACCTTGG ACGAGAGGGCCAAAGAGTCGGCCGCCATGATCGCCTCCTTCCCCGAAAGGATCCCCATACATGAT GTTATTGTTGAGAGGTTTTCAAGAAGTAGTCTTCCAGAATTAGAGAAGCGCAA GTACCTAGTTCCATGTGGCATGCCAATTggacaatttatttttgtacttcGTTCAAGGTTGCATTTGTCTCCAGGAACAGCATTATTTGTGTTTGTCAGCAACACGTTGCCCCGTACTG CTCAGCTGATGGGCAGCGTGTATGAGTCCTTCAGAGATGAGGGCGATGGTTTCATCTACATGTGCTACAGCAGCGAGAAGACATTCGGCTGA